From Struthio camelus isolate bStrCam1 chromosome 21, bStrCam1.hap1, whole genome shotgun sequence, one genomic window encodes:
- the GPR153 gene encoding probable G-protein coupled receptor 153 — MGPPASATSDGQRLPGNAAAWLACAGVALLANAWGILSVSAKQKKWKPLEFLLCALAGTHILNSTVPITLYSVVQLRRRHSDYEWNEGLCKVFVSTFYTLTLVTCFSVTSLSYHRMWMVRWPVNYRLSNARKQAVHTVMGIWMVSFILSTLPAVGWHDTTERFYARDCRFIVTEIGLGFGVCFLLLIGGSVAVGAVCTGIALFQTVSGQLGPGADRNRFHVPTIVVEDARGKRRSSIDGSEPVKTSLQITYLVTGIVLLYDVLMGFPVLAVSVASLRSDASSDWMVLCVMWCSLGQSLLLPLFLRACERYRADLRAVWEKCRALLSDSDGDEESSLDEAVPGEPHERGCAAEALPLERTATGEPAALERGLPPACAPRAEPEDKMQYLQVPPLRRYSHDETDIWTGGQIAAYLQRWAPADEAAGLACLLAPRCNRRRCGLLAGPDGRLSRRRRRRSAESLASLQQLCGEDDPRCWGWEAAGSPGRAASVALLPAAAQRLAPPLSAFPLTAFEREPRGPRWAAAPGPTGALAVPGPRLAPEDPARLFAAALGPARGERPAGAAVGCCRTAPSAEPWAAQPSPGTGSTRGSTSSFLSSPSASSGYATLHSDSVGSAS; from the exons ATGGGGCCCCCGGCCTCTGCCACGAGCGACGGGCAGCGGCTGCCCGGCAACGCGGCGGCCTGGCTGGCGTGCGCCGGCGTCGCGCTGCTGGCCAACGCCTGGGGCATCCTCAGTGTCAGCGCCAAGCAGAAGAAGTGGAAGCCGCTGGAGTTCCTGCTGTGCGCCCTGGCCGGGACGCACATCCTCAACAGCACCGTGCCCATCACCCTGTACTCAGTGGTACAGCTCCGGCGCCGGCACTCCGACTACGAGTGGAACGAGGGGCTCTGCAAGGTCTTCGTCTCCACCTTCTACACCCTCACCCTCGTCACCTGCTTCTCCGTCACCTCCCTCTCCTACCACCGCATGTGGATGGTCCGCTGGCCCGTCAACTACAg GCTCAGCAACGCGCGGAAGCAGGCCGTGCACACCGTCATGGGGATCTGGATGGTCTCCTTCATCCTCTCCACGCTGCCGGCCGTGGGCTGGCACGACACCACCGAGCGCTTCTACGCCCGCGACTGCCGCTTCATCGTGACGGAGATCGGCCTGGGCTTCGGCGTGTGCTTCCTGCTCCTCATCGGCGGCAGCGTGGCCGTGGGCGCCGTCTGCACCGGCATCGCCCTCTTCCAGACCGTCTCCGGCCAGCTGGGCCCCGGCGCCGACAGGAACCGCTTCCACGTGCCCACCATCGTGGTGGAGGACGCCCGGGGCAAGCGGCGCTCCTCCATCGACGGCTCCGAGCCCGTCAAGACCTCCCTGCAGATCACCTACCTCGTCACCGGCATCGTCCTCCTCTACGACGTCCTCATGGGCTTCCCCGTGCTG gcggTGAGCGTCGCCAGCCTGCGCTCGGACGCCTCCTCCGACTGGATGGTGCTGTGCGTCATGTGGTGCTCGCTGGGgcagtccctgctgctgcccctcttcctcCGGGCCTGCGAGCGCTACCGCGCCGACCTGCGCGCCGTCTGGGAGAAGTGCCGAGCCCTCCTGTCCGACAGCGACGGCGACGAAG AAAGCAGCCTGGACGAGGCCGTGCCCGGCGAGCCCCACGAGCGCGGCTGCGCCGCGGAGGCCCTGCCGCTGGAGCGCACCGCCACGGGCGAGCCGGCGGCGCTGGAGCGGGGGCTGCCCCCGGCGTGCGCCCCCCGGGCCGAGCCGGAGGACAAGATGCAATACCTGCAG GTGCCCCCGCTGCGGCGCTACTCGCACGACGAGACGGACATCTGGACCGGCGGCCAGATCGCAGCCTACCTGCAGCGCTGGGCGCCGGCGGACGAGGCGGCCGGCCTGGCGTGCCTGCTGGCCCCGCGGTGCAACCGCCGCCGCTGCGGCCTCCTCGCCGGCCCCGACGGGCGCctctcgcgccgccgccgccggcgctccgCCGAGAGCCTGgcctccctgcagcagctctgcggCGAGGACGACCCgcggtgctggggctgggaggcggcgggcagcccggggCGCGCGGCCTCGGTGGCCCTGCTGCCCGCTGCCGCGCAGCGCCTGGCCCCACCGCTCTCCGCCTTCCCCCTCACCGCCTTCGAGCGggagccgcgggggccgcggTGGGCGGCAGCGCCAGGCCCCACGGGCGCCCTggccgtgccggggccgcggctggccCCCGAGGACCCCGCGCGCCTCTTTGCCGCAGCgctggggccggcgcggggcgagcgCCCCGCTGGCGCGGCTGTGGGCTGCTGCCGGACAGCGCCGAGCGCCGAGCCCTGGGCGGCGCAGCCAAGCCCCGGCACCGGCAGCACCCGGGGCAGCACCAGCAGCTTCCTCAGCTCACCCTCGGCCTCCTCCGGCTACGCGACGCTCCACTCGGACTCCGTCGGCTCGGCCTCCTAG